A portion of the Croceicoccus marinus genome contains these proteins:
- a CDS encoding NAD(P)-dependent oxidoreductase encodes MTDNLTLAVFGAGGKTGTLLLEQAKRRGHHVRGLEHHLPDPAKRIEGADYIQCDVLEDDLADAIRGCDAVISTLGVSFTPSTAIDPPPLYTEGTRRILEAMRRADIDRIAVISAAFVDQQPGMPSWFRLTVVPALANILEHMRVMEGMLEAEQGLRWTAARPGWLINLPYSGEARVKARTLSADCFRCRHADLAALLLDSVVSGRWINEKPAIGKPEADDLEGLLALREELESLFASSSR; translated from the coding sequence TTGACAGATAATCTGACCCTTGCCGTCTTCGGCGCCGGTGGAAAGACCGGCACGCTGCTCCTCGAACAGGCGAAGCGGCGCGGCCACCACGTGCGCGGTCTCGAGCATCATTTGCCGGACCCGGCGAAACGGATCGAAGGTGCCGACTATATCCAATGCGACGTGCTCGAGGACGACCTTGCTGATGCCATCCGTGGTTGCGATGCGGTTATTTCTACCCTTGGCGTTTCGTTCACGCCATCGACCGCGATCGACCCACCACCGCTCTACACCGAGGGAACACGCCGCATTCTCGAAGCGATGCGCCGGGCGGACATCGACCGGATCGCAGTGATCTCCGCAGCTTTCGTGGACCAGCAGCCCGGAATGCCGTCATGGTTCCGGCTGACTGTTGTCCCCGCTCTGGCAAACATTCTCGAACACATGCGGGTCATGGAGGGCATGCTCGAGGCCGAGCAAGGTCTCAGGTGGACGGCCGCAAGACCCGGTTGGCTTATCAATTTGCCCTATAGCGGCGAAGCGCGAGTGAAAGCGCGGACGCTATCGGCGGACTGCTTCCGCTGCCGCCATGCCGATCTCGCTGCCCTGCTTCTCGATTCAGTAGTGAGTGGGAGGTGGATCAACGAAAAGCCTGCAATCGGCAAGCCGGAGGCTGACGATCTTGAAGGGCTTCTTGCCCTTCGCGAGGAACTGGAAAGCCTCTTCGCATCTTCGTCGCGATAG